In a genomic window of Cynocephalus volans isolate mCynVol1 chromosome 1, mCynVol1.pri, whole genome shotgun sequence:
- the OTOL1 gene encoding otolin-1: MWMFSWLCAILIILALAGMDTKAKTTPYTKFTKKSDGKEMLKGLKPSSGPPAEEETPFTKAVEVAEPTTDPSALDSAFGTATLFPFENFTLDTDDFFLNCCDCCSPVAGQKGEPGETGKPGPKGEAGVMGIPGPPGVVGPQGPKGQKGEKGLKGERGEQGTSGVPGYPGKPGEQGGLGPKGDKGNTGLAGVKGQKGSKGDMCGNGTKGDKGDRGAVGSPGLDGGPGAKGEKGEMGDQGYRGDSGDRGGKGQKGEEGMKGEKGSKGDLGAEGKGGRDGLPGAKGDPGVKGEKGELGPPGLVGPAGPKGELGSKGVRGPIGKKGSRGFKGAKGEVARVPQAAFSAALSKPFPPPNTPIKFDKVFYNDQGNYSPVTGKFNCSLPGTYVFSYHVTVRGRPARISLVAWNKKQFKSRETVYGQEIDQASLLIILKLSAGDQVWLEVSKDWNGVYVSPEDDSIFTGFLLYPEETPEISP, translated from the exons ATGTGGATGTTTTCTTGGCTTTGtgccattttaattattttggctcTTGCTGGTATGGACACAAAAGCAAAAACCACACCATATACCAAATTTACGAAGAAATCTGATGGAAAAGAGATGCTGAAGGGTCTAAAGCCTTCCAGTGGCCCACCTGCAGAAGAAGAAACTCCCTTTACGAAAGCAGTTGAAGTGGCAGAACCGACCACTGACCCCTCAGCCCTGGATTCTGCCTTTGGCACAGCCACCCTCTTTCCCTTTGAAAACTTCACTCTTGACACTGacgatttctttttaaattgctgtgattgttgttcACCTGTCGCAGGGCAGAAAGGAGAACCTGGAGAGACTGGAAAGCCAG GTCCTAAAGGAGAGGCTGGTGTTATGGGGATCCCAGGGCCACCAGGAGTTGTTGGACCTCAAGGTCCAAAAGGCCAGAAAGGAGAGAAGG GACTAAAGGGAGAACGTGGTGAGCAAGGAACAAGTGGAGTTCCAGGATACCCAGGAAAACCTGGAGAACAAG gTGGACTGGGTCCTAAGGGGGATAAAGGAAACACTGGCCTGGCAGGCGTGAAAGGACAAAAAGGCTCAAAGGGGGACATGTGTGGGAATGGTACCAAAGGAGACAAAGGAGACCGAGGGGCCGTGGGCTCACCAGGCTTGGACGGAGGGCCTGGGGCCaagggagagaagggggagaTGGGGGACCAGGGCTACCGTGGAGATtctggggacaggggaggaaaagGACAAAAAGGTGAGGAGGGGATGAAAGGAGAGAAAGGTAGCAAAGGAGACCTGGGAGCAGAAGGCAAAGGCGGCCGGGATGGTCTGCCCGGAGCCAAAGGTGATCCTGGGGttaaaggagaaaagggagagtTAGGTCCTCCTGGTCTCGTGGGACCCGCGGGGCCAAAGGGCGAGCTCGGGAGCAAAGGGGTCCGAGGACCTATTGGGAAGAAGGGATCCCGGGGCTTCAAGGGTGCGAAGGGCGAGGTGGCCAGAGTCCCGCAGGCGGCTTTCAGCGCTGCTTTATCAAAGCCTTTCCCTCCTCCCAACACCCCTATCAAATTCGACAAGGTTTTCTATAACGACCAAGGGAATTACAGCCCTGTCACTGGGAAATTTAACTGCAGTCTTCCTGGGACATACGTGTTTTCCTACCATGTCACCGTGAGGGGCCGACCTGCTCGGATCAGCCTGGTCGCCTGGAATAAGAAGCAGTTCAAGTCCAGAGAAACTGTGTACGGGCAGGAGATAGACCAGGCCTCTCTCCTCATCATCCTGAAGTTAAGTGCAGGAGATCAGGTCTGGCTCGAGGTGTCCAAAGACTGGAATGGGGTGTATGTCAGCCCCGAGGATGACAGCATTTTTACTGGGTTCCTTTTGTACCCAGAGGAAACCCCTGAAATTTCACCCTAA